One genomic region from Cryptococcus gattii WM276 chromosome C, complete sequence encodes:
- a CDS encoding S-adenosylmethionine-dependent methyltransferase, putative (Similar to TIGR gene model, INSD accession AAW42677.1) yields the protein MRRMGSRDLLLIEAGRRTLKNPRFIAAQLRRLYSFTPTSDPHIQTLLLNTELTLDDATNELRWIIAEVRVEANKIMARGKLPPIEEERVEELVKRRSAGEPLQYILGSADFGPLNIRCQKPVLIPRPETAHIFTRLSSTILSSVPSLTSASRPLEPLPILDLCTGTACISLLLAHLNPLSTAVGIDNSPAAVSLGGANVKARGMEERVEVRYGNVFAEPARLLGREGKVGLVVSNPPYIPLKEWEQLPKSVKDWESPTALLGDGKKDGEGLAFYERIAEMLPDLLLDEGEMEKKGWKGVPRVAVEVGLGQARKVEEIFKSEQIKKTEIWQDQFGLDRMVAGWS from the exons ACCTCTTGCTTATCGAAGCGGGCCGTCG AACCCTCAAGAATCCGCGGTTCATCGCCGCTCAGCTTCGCAGGTTGTATTCCTTCACGCCCACTTCAGACCCTCACATCCAAaccctcctcctcaacaCTGAGCTCACTCTGGATGATGCCACCAACGAGTTGCGCTGGATCATTGCAGAGGTACGGGTCGAAGCAAATAAAATTATGGCAAGGGGGAAACTCCCACCCATTGAGGAAGAGCGAGTAGAAGAGCTGGTCAAACGACGAAGCGCAGGAGAGCCGCTACAGTATATTCTGG GATCTGCTGATTTTGGACCATTAAACATCCGCTGCCAAAAGCCAGTACTCATTCCTCGTCCAGAGACTGCACACATCTTCACCCGCCTATCATCTACCATTCTCTCCTCTGTACCTTCTCTCACCTCTGCATCCCGTCCTTTAGAACCTCTACCTATCCTTGACCTCTGCACTGGAACGGCTTGTATATCCCTATTACTTGCGCATTTGAACCCTCTTTCGACAGCTGTTGGAATTGACAATTCTCCAGCGGCAGTTAGCCTCGGAGGGGCAAATGTCAAGGCGCGCGGGATGGAGGAAAGGGTGGAAGTGCGGTATGGCAATGTTTTTGCTGAGCCTGCAAGGCTTCtgggaagggaaggaaaggTTGGACTAGTGGTTAGCAACCCTCCGTATATCCCGTTGAAGGAGTGGGAACAGTTACCGAAGAGTGTAAAAGATTGGGAAAGCCCAACAGCTTTGCTTGGggatggaaagaaagaTGGGGAGGGACTGGCTTTTTACGAGAGGATTGCGGAAATGCTTCCAGATCTGCTTCTGGATGAaggggagatggagaagaagggatggaaGGGGGTCCCCCGAGTCGCTGTTGAAGTTGGATTGGGTCAAGCAAGGAAAGTGGAAGAAATTTTCAAGAGCGAACAGATTAAGAAGACGGAGATCTGGCAAGATCAATTTGGTCTGGATAGGATGGTGGCTGGATGGTCATAG